The proteins below come from a single Dermatophilaceae bacterium Soc4.6 genomic window:
- a CDS encoding sulfotransferase, with translation MSARRDGALRRKSRTRLRRAYTTGRAWVRSLTPGVEGSLPDVIVIGGQRCGTTSLFRYLAAHPDVVTPRSKELNALSLHYDKGPGWYAGHFPATGPGQRAMEASPLYLADPRVPARAAERVPDALFVALLRNPVERAYSHYLHNLEYDAETLSFVDALDAEDDRLREAHRLGLGSRRGIELYRNASYVSRGLYAEQIERWHAHLPPRQLLVVRAEDFFSDPAVTYAEVLTRAGLRPHEGVTFSRTNHWDDDQETQLTPAVRARLEGRFAESNDRLRQLLGWTESWNHQPA, from the coding sequence GTGTCAGCCAGACGTGATGGCGCGCTCCGCCGCAAGTCGCGCACCCGCCTCCGCCGGGCCTACACCACGGGGCGCGCGTGGGTGAGGTCGCTGACCCCCGGGGTGGAGGGGAGCCTCCCCGACGTGATCGTCATCGGTGGCCAGCGCTGCGGCACGACCTCGCTCTTTCGCTACCTCGCCGCCCACCCCGACGTCGTGACCCCCCGCTCCAAGGAGCTCAACGCCCTCAGCCTGCACTACGACAAGGGCCCGGGCTGGTATGCCGGCCACTTCCCTGCCACGGGGCCCGGTCAGCGCGCGATGGAGGCGAGCCCGCTCTACCTCGCCGACCCCCGGGTGCCGGCACGCGCCGCCGAACGGGTGCCGGACGCGCTCTTCGTCGCGCTCCTGCGCAACCCTGTCGAGCGGGCCTACAGCCACTACCTGCACAACCTCGAGTACGACGCCGAGACCCTGTCCTTCGTCGACGCCCTCGACGCCGAGGACGACCGTCTGCGGGAGGCGCACCGGCTCGGGCTGGGCAGCCGCCGCGGCATCGAGCTCTATCGCAACGCCTCCTACGTCTCCCGGGGCCTCTACGCCGAGCAGATCGAGCGATGGCACGCACACCTCCCCCCGCGGCAGCTGCTCGTGGTGCGCGCCGAGGACTTCTTCTCCGACCCCGCCGTCACCTACGCCGAGGTGCTCACCCGCGCCGGACTCCGCCCCCACGAGGGGGTCACCTTCAGCCGGACGAACCACTGGGACGACGACCAGGAGACCCAGCTCACGCCGGCGGTGCGGGCCCGGCTCGAGGGTCGGTTCGCCGAGTCCAACGACCGGCTGCGACAGCTGCTCGGCTGGACCGAGAGCTGGAACCACCAGCCCGCCTGA
- a CDS encoding MazG family protein, which yields MSAGRLTLLLTTPRVPAGLLSHDAWLAIDEAALVVGREDEPQVDALLTVGVPVQILPPQGQAADARDLVGRATALRSVVWVGSSDGDPGLTDAIASEVSRLPDPPEVEVVIGSYDVPGSRLLDVVAVMDRLRSPGGCPWDAEQTHDSLVPYLVEEAHEAVEAIESGDREHMREELGDVLLQVAFHSRVAQDDEASPFDIDDVAAGLVAKLVRRHPHVFAADGFGSDAADSSAVEANWETIKAAEKAAGAGSATAAGDGGPLHGIPVALPPLARATKVVSRLRRRGRADLLDAALQATSDDLPSRAGRRLLALVAELEESGIDPDQALRSVLRDLTASAAPSATDHATGSAT from the coding sequence GTGAGCGCGGGTCGGCTCACCCTCCTGCTGACGACCCCCCGCGTGCCCGCGGGTCTGCTCAGCCACGACGCCTGGCTGGCGATCGACGAGGCCGCGCTCGTGGTCGGCCGCGAGGACGAGCCCCAGGTGGACGCGCTGCTGACCGTGGGGGTGCCGGTGCAGATCCTCCCCCCGCAGGGTCAGGCGGCCGACGCCCGAGACCTGGTCGGGCGCGCCACGGCCCTGCGGTCCGTGGTCTGGGTCGGCTCGTCCGACGGCGACCCCGGGCTCACTGATGCCATCGCCTCCGAGGTCTCGCGCCTGCCCGACCCGCCCGAGGTCGAGGTCGTGATCGGCTCCTACGACGTGCCGGGGTCGCGACTGCTCGACGTGGTGGCCGTCATGGACCGGCTCCGATCGCCCGGCGGGTGCCCGTGGGATGCCGAGCAGACCCACGACTCGCTGGTGCCCTATCTGGTCGAGGAGGCTCACGAGGCGGTCGAGGCCATCGAGTCCGGCGACCGTGAGCACATGCGCGAGGAGCTCGGCGACGTGCTGCTGCAGGTCGCCTTCCACTCCCGGGTCGCCCAGGACGATGAGGCCTCGCCCTTCGACATCGACGACGTCGCCGCCGGTCTGGTGGCCAAGCTGGTGCGGCGACACCCGCACGTCTTCGCCGCTGACGGCTTCGGCAGCGACGCCGCAGACTCCTCCGCGGTCGAGGCGAACTGGGAGACGATCAAGGCAGCGGAGAAGGCGGCGGGCGCGGGGAGCGCGACCGCGGCCGGGGACGGCGGGCCGCTCCACGGCATACCGGTCGCTCTGCCGCCGTTGGCCCGGGCCACCAAGGTCGTGTCACGACTGCGGCGGCGCGGCCGGGCCGACCTGCTCGACGCGGCTCTGCAGGCGACGTCCGACGACCTGCCGTCCCGGGCAGGACGGCGCCTGCTCGCCCTGGTCGCCGAGCTCGAGGAGAGCGGCATCGACCCGGACCAGGCCCTGCGCAGCGTGCTGCGCGACCTGACCGCCTCCGCGGCTCCATCGGCCACCGACCACGCCACCGGCTCCGCGACCTGA